One part of the Paraglaciecola sp. L3A3 genome encodes these proteins:
- the argE gene encoding acetylornithine deacetylase: protein MPKLSFIELYESIIQSPSISAFDPKIDQTNKPIIELLSTWFAELGFTITIQQVPNARNKFNMLAKIGSGEGGLLLSGHSDTVPFDQGLWQSDPFVLKQQDGKLYGLGSCDMKGFFAFILEALKTIPLEKLQKPLYILATADEETSMAGARFFAQQQLIKPDMAIIGEPTELVPIYKHKGHMAQSLNIQGQSGHSSDPDKGVNAIEIMYQAIGQLMDLQSVLKTKYLDQAFSVPYTTMNLGHIHGGDSENRICGHCTLNFDLRATPELSDQEALALIEEALAPVYAPYPNRLSLELMFPSAPAFACRDEQNILALAEKLTGNKFQTANYATEAPFLNQLGCDTIVLGPGSIEQAHQPDEYISLDYVAPTVSMLQQMINKVCF from the coding sequence ATGCCAAAATTATCTTTTATAGAACTCTATGAATCTATCATCCAGAGCCCGTCTATTAGTGCATTTGATCCTAAAATAGACCAAACAAATAAGCCCATAATAGAGCTCTTATCGACTTGGTTTGCTGAATTAGGTTTTACAATAACTATTCAACAAGTGCCTAATGCTCGCAATAAATTTAATATGTTAGCCAAAATAGGCAGTGGTGAAGGTGGGTTATTACTCAGTGGTCACTCAGACACTGTGCCTTTTGATCAAGGTCTTTGGCAATCAGATCCTTTTGTTTTAAAACAACAAGATGGCAAGTTATATGGTTTAGGCAGTTGTGATATGAAAGGTTTTTTTGCTTTTATCCTTGAAGCATTAAAAACTATCCCTTTAGAAAAATTACAAAAACCTCTGTACATTTTAGCCACTGCAGATGAAGAAACGTCTATGGCTGGCGCGCGTTTTTTTGCACAGCAGCAGCTCATCAAGCCTGATATGGCGATTATTGGCGAACCGACAGAGTTAGTGCCTATCTATAAACATAAAGGACATATGGCGCAAAGTTTAAATATACAAGGACAATCAGGGCATTCTAGCGATCCCGATAAAGGAGTTAATGCAATTGAAATTATGTATCAAGCTATCGGCCAGTTAATGGACTTACAATCAGTTTTAAAAACTAAATATCTAGATCAAGCTTTTAGCGTTCCTTACACCACAATGAATTTAGGGCATATACATGGTGGCGACAGTGAAAACCGTATATGCGGTCATTGCACCTTAAATTTTGACTTAAGAGCGACACCAGAGTTATCTGATCAAGAAGCGTTAGCGTTAATTGAAGAAGCATTGGCTCCTGTATATGCACCTTACCCTAATCGTTTAAGTCTTGAATTAATGTTTCCTTCGGCTCCAGCATTTGCTTGTCGTGATGAACAAAATATCTTAGCTTTGGCTGAAAAACTCACTGGCAATAAATTTCAAACGGCAAATTATGCCACCGAAGCGCCATTTTTAAATCAGCTTGGTTGCGACACTATAGTATTAGGACCAGGAAGTATTGAACAAGCTCACCAACCCGATGAATATATCTCGCTAGATTACGTCGCTCCCACTGTAAGTATGCTGCAACAGATGATTAATAAGGTGTGTTTTTAA